One Gossypium hirsutum isolate 1008001.06 chromosome A08, Gossypium_hirsutum_v2.1, whole genome shotgun sequence genomic window, ggtgagagcaccttctcaaaaggtccttgtatctctcccatgcatcgtagagtgtttctaaatccatctgcacaaaagaagagatatcattatgtaatttagccattttagccagtAGAAAATATTTTAGTGAAAATTTTTCGGTCGTTTGTTCCCAaatagtaattgaccctcgtggtaacgagttcaaccactgtttatctttgttcctcaatgaaaaagggaataaccgaagacgaatggtaTCATCAgagacaccattaattttaaatgtatcgcatagttctaagaagttagCTAAAttagcgttgggatcctcatcctgtaaaccatcaaactaaacaaattactgtatcatttgaatagtgttaggttttaattcaaaagtgtttgcagctacagcaggtctaattatgctcgattcagttcctgttaaagaaggtttagcataatcatacatagtgcgtggagcaggattttaattaaccgcaattgcaggggcactacaggaaaatagggctttaacggcgtttttagcggtgttttatcaaaaaatgccgcaaaaattataaaacacagagcaatagcggtgttttgacaaaaacgccgctaaaaactgagcaatagcggcattttttgttaaaacgcgcaaaaaacagagcattagcggcgcttttggtgaaacgccgctaaagacgagagcattagcggcgcttttggtgaaacgccgctaaagaccagagcattagcggcgcttttggtaaaacgccgctaaaagtcatgtaaCTCCTAAAAtcttaaaccccaaaaaaaacataaaacactaatctataacccttAAAATAGTAAACCCCTAACAAGCCCTAAACACTAAACTATAACCCCTAAAATCCTAAACGCCGCAATAGGTGCATTTTTAGTGGCGCTAGGTTATAAACGCTgctaatgttaaattattttgttcaaaACTTCGTTGTTTAGCTGTCTTATTTTTTACCCACACATGATACACTTAACATTTTTCCCGTTTTTCCCCAGTTCTATTTCCCCCTTCTTCCTCATCCTAAATCCCTAAAGTATTATCACCCATTCCCAAATTCGACATCCTAAATCCCTAACGAATTTATGGTAAAGTAACAGATTAAATaaggtcttatttttattttgaatttgattttattttgatcatatctaAAACTGACtttataaacaatataaattaactAGACCATTCACTTAGCTATGGGAAAGttaatttcattttagttacttaatcaTGAAAAGTTACACTTTGATAACTAAACTATTTAATTAGAAGTTTCCATTTAATTAAGTTACGAAGCTGTTAAAAACAATGTTATGGCTTTCTTTAAACCCTAACCCCTTAAATCAATAATCCTTTAACCCCCAAACCTTAAATCTCTAATCATAAATCCCTAAAACTATAAACACTAATCAATGTTATggatattaagtatatatatgttcGTGGTctaggatttaaggtttatggtttaagatttGGGGTTTAATTTTTAGTGTTTAGGGGTAAATATGGTGAACTACTTAACTTGTGTATACtggattttttataatataaatctaaataagataaatataaattattatttttaaaaaaatatataaaaatgggttaaatcccaaaagcatacgtgaacaatggtttagtgtgcaattgtatacatgcatgaactttaatttgatccagttcttgtaaattattaacacaattatattgcatatataaatatttatatttatttaatataaaaatatattgatgtatttatacTTAAAAGAATAATACTTGTATTGCTTtgtcattttgtatttttttaattcatcgattccattttatttctattaaagtTTCCTTTtgtgttttatatgttaatttaaaaattataaaaatattcaaaaaaaattaaaatttaaaaataaaaaaataaaaaataaaaaataaaaaatttaaaatttagaaataaaaaacttaaaaatttaatatttaatattttaattcatatttcagttaaaaaattcaatttttaatatttaaaaataaataaaaaaaatgttaaaaataaaaaaaaattaaaattaaacaatagTGAACGCCGCAAAAGATTaagctatagtggcgttttttatgaAAACGCCCCAAAAGAGCAATAATTTTTGATTACCCGCCTATTGTTCCCTCTTCTTCTCATCTCTGTCGCGTGCCCTAAATCCCCCAAGTAAAAGTTTGTACttaattctttttccttttactcTGAAAATTTGCCCCCAAATTTCCCATTTCCAACAACATCAAATGTCTGAGGACGACGAGAGGCAGCAATCTCTGCCGTCGGATCTTGAGTTCGTTGTAATGgcttttgcttcttctttttttccgaCGCTTGATGGCCTTCTTCTCTGAATCTGTACGTTCTCTCTCCTTCccccccttttcttttctttttttttttttgtttttttgctttgttttcttttcaaacatttcatatcttTAAAATTAAGGTTTTTAAATCTGTCTGATCTATTACATTTGATGTTGTTTTGTTTGACTTAATGTATTTTCTTCTGGGTATAAACGGTTTCTAGTAGATCTGAACGATTCTcttcttatatttttttcttctttttcttttcccttttcgtGAAGTACATATAAACATTACGTACAATGTTGTTTTGTTGATTGCATATTATGACTGTAAGATTCCCAACTTATCTTTTCTGAGATTTAGTTGCAGATTTGCTTATAGGTGAGATTTAGTATACTGACAACCTGCAAAAACAAAACAGAATCTCTTGTATCTGTGTTTGAAGTTAGAGTTGTTCAAGGCAAAACCAACTTTGGGTTTTTGAATTGATTATCTTAGACTCAGTTCTGCTCAAAAGGGTAGGtctgttaaatatttttttacttcgGCTTCCATTTGTTCTTGGTGATAGATGATCCTGTGGTCGAAATTCGGGTTGACCCCACCTTTGGGAGTCTTCTTTCTGCAGTTATGAATGTTCAGGAAGAAAAAGAGTAATAATTGGATGTCCTTTTaatcattctctttttttttttttttttgcttaactATGTATGTGATCTATCCCTGGTGCTGCTCTGTTCTTCATTCGGTTGTTGGGTTTCACTTTTACTGAATGTTTCTTCATTTTTTGTATATAAATGATGTCTCCAAGACTTAACTTCTGGTCTATTTTTTTAGCTTCCTTAGTGCGGGTTTTAAACTTTGAAGTTGTGCCACTTAATCTGagatttttaatttcttttcagcCTTTGGAGATCCTCTCAGTTCCAAGATATTATATTTTGGTTAGATATCAGGCATCGGATTTGTCTTTTTCTGTTGCTTATCGTGATTATATTTCTGGTTTCAATTGGTTTGCAGGATTTTGGTGGCGGCTTCTAATTCTCAGTCGGCTTTTTCATGGATTTCAAGTGAAGATTAGATTTGAAGTGCTGGGTTCGTTTCCTGCaaaataaaatttggattttCAAATTGAGTTGTATCGGCATCAATCCAGCGGATACTGAGCAAGCTCTAAGTACTTGTTCATAGCTTGAGAATTTATATTGATTCAGTATGGAAATGACTTCAAGAATTTATAGTGTTCCTTCTgttgtttataatttttgttgcatgtttatgtatatttttaattatttcggAAAATGGAATTTGGTTGTTGAAATTCCTTGTCTTTTCCTACTTGCTATTGTCACTGGTACAAGGTTAGGCGCCTTCTATGCTCTGCAAGACCTGTGGCTATCCAAACATCAGCCAATCCAAGTGCCTCTGATCAGGATCTTCAACAGGTATGCTTCTTTTGTTGCTTGATTTGAATGCTGTATAGTCACCTCTTTTCCCTCTAGCACATTGTAGCTTAAGTTGTAATCATTTTCTAATAAATTGGTCTGGCAATATATGGTACcacatgtatatctatatatgcttagatcaatatttttaaaacacaCTGGATGCATTAGCCTACAATTTCCTCCTTCCTTTGATAATGCCCTTGATAGTTTCTTTACAAGGAGATAGTGATAATGTTTGAGGGCTTGCAAAATACCCTTGAGATTTTAACATGAATATCTGACAGGATATGCAAACAACTTACATGATGAGATTCATTTAGTTTGGTAGTCTCTTCTATCTGACATGTTAGCTGTCATTTTAGAAGAGTAATAACATGATGATTATAGTTTGCTCTGCACATAACTCAACGCAGATTGCATACATTAATGTTGTTTTGTTTGTTCAGGCTCAACTGTGGCAGCTTGCACAAAGGACTACTGCTCTTCCTCTTGGCCGTGGGGCATTTACTTTAGCAACCATATATACTCTATTAACAGAGGTACTCACTCTTTTGGagttttacatttattttcatcAATTGATTGTTTTCTTATGAGATTGATTACCTTAAGATGCATGCCACTTTTTTCCTGATGGATTCTCTTGCCACTTTATGCAGGCCTTTACTGTACCAAAGCTTGTTTTAGCAGGGCGGTTGCCAGCCCAACAAAATGCAACTGTAGGTCCAGCAATAATTCTTTtgctatttctttttttctttttaacatgCATTTGTTCTTTGGGTGATATCATATATACTGTCAAGTTTCCCCGTGAGTGAGCAACTGTATTATCATTTATGGAAAATTTGAACTAGAAAGCTTTCagcaaaatattattatatatggcGTATAATCCTTGCTCTATGTTTTCAAGatttattgcctatttttttaaaCTGTAGGAAGCTTGGGTTAAGAATTCTGTGTTTAGCCACAGAAACCATTTGTAATTCTGTTCTTCTCCTTACTGTTCTTTCTTTTAAACATTCTCCCATTTATCTCCTTTGCatcatttcagtttttttttttcctttttgtatttattttctaCAATTGTTGTGCTGATAGGTTAATCTTGATCCAAGCATAAGGAACATTCAAGAACTCAAGTCATGGCCTGAGTTCCACAATGCTGTTGCTGCCGGGTTAAGATTGGCCCCACTTCAGGTTTATATGATATCTTTTGGAAGTACAATACCAGTTTTACAGTGGGCCAAAAGTTCCTGTTTCTTCATGAATTTATTCTTTGAAAATTGCTTATGTTGgctgtttttatttatttatttatttatttatgaatataCAGTTAAAAGTACCTCGCAAAATTTGAGACTGTATGTTGCCATTTAtgttctttaattttctttttctcttgctCAGTTGTTGTGCTAATATATTATGTGGTTTACGCATGCTTGCTTCCCCTGTTGTCATTATCTTCATAGCTCATCATGGCCATGCTTCTCATTGTTATCTGAATTACATCTTGTGTTGTTCAGCATCATAGAGTCATACTAACCCCATCCTTAACCTGTGTTTCAGTCTTTCCACTGCGGGCATGGAAAGGCTTATCTCTTTGATAAGGTGTAAGTATTTCATTGATAtgcactcttttttttttttctccatggAGTGTTCTCTAAAAATAGTCTTATCTATTTTAAAACCATGCTCATGATTTCACTTTCTATGCATTTCATTGTGTTTGGAAGAAACAAAGAAgtgtttggaataaataaataaatgttgtcAACATGTTAGCACTACAGTTCAATGGTTATATACTTAAAAAGAAGattcataataattaattaatttacatcaTCAAGTGGATTATTGATAAGTTCTATCTCTTGATTATagaattattagttttatttcatacaaaactaaaatcattccacacCGAACATCTAGCAAAACTAAATAGAATTATTGTTACCGATCCCGTTTCGAGCTGAGGAGAGTGCAGTTGTGTCGGTTAGAGGTGATATGAGTGTGAAAGGGCAGAAGGCTGAGGTGGGTGTTAATGATATGGAGGGTTCGGTAGGATTTTCGGATTCAAAGGATTTTGGGTTTGTGGGTAATGAGAGTCATTCAGAGGGAGTGGGAGATGAGGAGATTCCAAGGTTTAATTTGAATTCTGCTGGACTACTTGGGAGACCACAGGTAAACAAACAGATCAATAAATTGGGAATCTTTTTGGGGGATAGTTTGGTACTTGAATTTATGAACTTTGTTTGTGTTAAATTCTTGAGAAATTACTGTTTTAGCTTGTAAGATTGATTTAGTAATTGCGGCGAGTGCTCTTTATTTCTTATCCAGCTTGGACCAGTGCTCTTTGTACGAGATACAACACTTCTTTTACCAGTTCATCTATCAAAGCAACATTTACTAATTTAGCAAATTCTAGTGGTAGTCAGCTCGTTTTTATCTAATTTGACTTCTTTGTTGGCTGTTTATAGGTTGTGTCTAAATATCTGAAGTGTTTATACAAATGTAAGTACTactttcaacctttttttatttgataGTTAATGGATTCTATGAAAGCTCGTTTTCAGGTTGCTTAAGAGAGTAGATGTTCCTGAATTGAAGTTCACCTTGTATTTTATGAGCTATGAGGTCAAATCCTTGATTAGTCTCATTTCTTAGTGGCTCATTGTGCTAGCTAGTTGCATCTTTCAGTTGTTGGTTTTAGGTGTCGCCATTTTGGTAATAACAATGATGTTTGGTTCAAAATGCATGTTTTCCTTGGATGTAGGATGTTTCATTAGATTCAAGTGATCCAGTTGATAGAACAGTTAATTATTATTCCTCTGCCTTGCAGTGTGTTTAACACTTGAATGTTTCCTATACAGTAATTGGGATACTGAAAGTGACCAGGAGTTCGAAGGATACCAAACCGGGAATTCAGAACCTTTAGGCTCTGGTATGAATAGTCCTTGCCTCTTGTAATATGTGGATTGTGTATTGAAGGAGTTTTTGGGATTTCTTAGGTACTAAAAATGCCCTTTTGCTTTTTTCAGGACATATTGGCATCACCCTGGATGATACAATCAAGGCATGTGAAAGATTCCAACGC contains:
- the LOC107895111 gene encoding uncharacterized protein, giving the protein MDEDVEVPLILGRPFLATARAVIDVDDGKLPLEILSVPRYYILVRYQASDLSFSVAYRDYISGFNWFAGFWWRLLILSRLFHGFQVRRLLCSARPVAIQTSANPSASDQDLQQAQLWQLAQRTTALPLGRGAFTLATIYTLLTEAFTVPKLVLAGRLPAQQNATVNLDPSIRNIQELKSWPEFHNAVAAGLRLAPLQSFHCGHGKAYLFDKVLLKRVDVPELKFTLYFMSYE